The Fulvia fulva chromosome 1, complete sequence region GACAACGACGAATAACTGTGTGTAGCAATCCACATTGAAGAGATATAGATGTTGGTGTTCCATACAAGAAAAGAAGAGGTAACAATATAGGCATCACATATAACATTTACTGTGTCTGGCCTCTCCTTGGGCAAGAAGTACATTCTTTGCCTCCCTGCCAAGAGTGTCATGTGCATGCACCGAAGCATCATCTGGGCCACACGACTGCTCCTTTGGTTATACACAACATGTTTAGGTATCACTATATACAGGACAGGCGACCTTCTAGGTGAATGAAGGTTTCCAAAGGCTGTACAGAGGTGGTCGGTGAATGGTCAGGCAGAGTTCGGCGAAGCACAAGCAGCTCGTGGCATTTCGCTCTCGCGACAATGGTCTCGCCGGGTACTTGAAGATCTTGTTGGAACTGCTTGAGCCACACACCAACGGCTCATACCACGATTCCAACACGACCACCAATCAACAGGCTCATCATGCCTGCTCCAGCTGGTGCAGCCACTATCGATTGGAACAAATACCACGCACAGATGCGAACCGCTCTCTCTGTTCTATTCGAAGACTACTCCGATCTCAAGGGCGTCGACAAGGTCAAGATCTTCAACAAGGTGTTTGCGACCTAGCTAGCCGCCTGTGGCTTCGAAGAAGGCGTTCCAGAGCAGGAGTAATCATTCCCCCGGCAGATAGATTGTGTCAAGCTAAGTAGTGGACAGGTACCACAAAGTGTGCGCAAAGCACCGCGATGGGCGCAAGGTGCAGTACACTCACCTCTGAGCCGACATAACCACTTCACCAACCACCGAGGAAGGACGTACTATGGTGGTGGATTTAAAGAAGAAGATTAAGGATGCAGCAACCAGTCTCGGCATCGGCGGACTGGCCACTCTACCGGTTTACAGCGCTGCGGATGGAGTTGCAAGCGTTACTAGGCGCGGTATTCGGGTCCCAGTAAAGCCACAGGGCGCCGGCAGTGGCAGCGAGGGGGACTCTGAGGGAGATGGCGGCGAGGAGACTTATCGGGGCTTGGGAAGCGGTCCTCCTAAGCCGTTGGGCTCAGAGAAATAAGGCGAGGGAATACGAGGGCATGGAATTATCACTTTGGTTCACATGCCTGTTGCAGGTCATATAATAGCCTAGTGGAGTGATTACGGTCTATGGCGGGCCGGAAGCACAGACGCCGAAAGTGAATGCAATCGGGGAACCTTCCACTTCCCCACAGAAAAGCTCTGTCACATGTTCGTGGATGTACAAAACTCACTCCGTTTTTTCTGTAACTTCACACAGCGCCAAAGCCTCGAAGAGCGCAAACGCGACGTCCCAAATGTCAGACATGTCCACCTCTGAGGCAACATCAGGCATCGACTGGAACAAATACCCGCTCATGCGCCTCACCATCCGCCTCCTGCACGAAGACTTCCCCAACATGTCCGCCACAGAGCGCATCAAGATCTTCAATGCTATTTTCACATACGAGCTGATCGCCGAGTGTGGCTTCGAGGATGGCATCACCGACAAGAAGTAGGTCGCAATCACCGGCAACTGAACTAGCTACTGACTCGAGTGCGCGCAGCTGGGAGACCATCGCCACAGAGTGGCGCGGCCGCAACAAGTCCAAGAATAAGGCGTCATGGgacgagatcacgaagtgGCCGAGAATTGGAGAGGAAGGTGAGCGCTTCAAGCAACTCCGTGAGCAGGTCCACGAGCAGGCCAAGGAGATGGGGCATGTCTTCTTGCCAGTGTACAACTCGAATGATGGGGTTGGTGCTGTGGCCGGACGTGGTATTCGAGTGCCGATTAAGACGAAGCAGAGTGTTCAGGACGAGTCTTCATCTGAAGATGAGGTCGAGCAGAAGCAGAAgccgaagaagaagaagaagaagaagaagaagacgAAGGTCGTTCGTTGAGTGGGCAGGGAGCGGGGAGCGAACCTTGCCACCAAATTCTCTCGCCCCGGGCTCTCGTGAATCACACTAGAAGAGTGAGCTTCTGTGGCAAACAAGCCGATCAAGAAGCACGACGCAGCTGTGGTGCACGCCACGGCTCATGGGGAGGGCGCGCTTTGTTTTCGCTTTGCAGCTACCCTGGCCGACTACGGCCATCCTGCATGACCGCTTGTTCAAACAGTCACATTCCAGCTCGGTAGCTCTACATGTTACAACCACTTCCGAAGACCAAGTCATGGTGGCGGCCTTACCCTATGTAGTACATCAATCCTCGCTCGTTGAATGCGAGTAATGAGACTACAAAGGCCCGCTGATCTGCTTCATCGATTACCGCGACCAAGAACAATCTGCTCGTCCTCGTTACTAAACCAAGTCTCAGACCAAGATACAGCTCGTCAGCATTCTGAGTGTACTGCTTATCAAGCTCTTGCCAGTGCTTGGGACATCGCAAAGGAAGTGCCTAACAGACAGCGATGCTGATACTTTCGTCAAAGCATACCAGGACATGCTCACGAAGGTCGACGGGTGAGCTCCACACAATGGAATAGTCGTAGAAGACATCACTAATAACGTGTCAGCTGGCAAGACATAGCACACCAATACCTCCGCTCCGACATAATCTCGACATCCGACAGCGACGCCTTCGAGAGCCAAATACCCGTACCTTTGCCCCTTCCCCTTGCTCACCTTTGCCAGTCCTAACACCCTCCCTCGGCATGTTGTGTGAGGTTTGCTACCACTCCTTCAGAGCTTCCATATCCTCAGAACTCCCTTTACCAATTGGATGTGTTCTCTCAACTTCCAATATCATTTCTCGGTACCTCTCGGTTCTAGGCGTAATACGAGCCTCGAACGGTACAGGGTGGCTGATGAAGCCATGCTCGAAGTCCAGCGGTGGTGTATACTCATGACCACCGCTGTCTACTGGCTTGCCAATGTTGAAAGCAGCGAGAGTGCGCGAGAGTGTTAAGAACAGATTCGAGTTGGCGAGCAGTTGACCTGGACAGATACGGCGGCCAAACCCAAAGATGAACGCTCGCGGGTCGAGCTCGGGGTGGTTGCCCAGGAAGCGGTCCGGGTTGAAGTTAAAAGGGTCGCGGTATGTTGCTAGATCATGGGCAAACAGCCTATCGGTCTCAGCATCTAATTACAATCTCTCCCGTTTAGAGATGACATACCACACGTTGGGAATGACTACAGCATCTTTCGGTATGAAGTATCGCTCAAGCTCACAATCTTCAGTAGTAGCATGAGGCAAACCCTCTGGTGCTGGGGTATGGAAGCGTAGGACTTCACTGACGATCGCTTCTGTATACGGCAGATGGCCACGATCCTCTAGACCTGGGAGACGATCCTGGCCAACGGTGCGATCAATCTCGTCCTGTGCCCGTTGTTGAGCCTCAGGGTGATGCGTCATGAGTAGAAAGAACGCCATGATAGATGAGACAGTCTGCTGGTGTTAGTGATGCAGCCGTTGACGGTGTTCGTGGGGCTTACAGTATCGGCACCGCCACCGTAAAGTCCATTCGCTGCCCACTTTGCTACTTCAGCATCTTCACCGGTCAGTTCACCACCTGCCTGCTCGTGTAGGCGCGAGACAAAGGATGAATCGTAGGTCCCCTTTGCCATTTGGTGCTTGACAACCTCCCAGGGCTTTCCTGAGTGGTCTCGCATTGTTGTGGTGATCTCTTTAGCGACTTGCTTGAAGTCTGTGCCAGGAAACCAGTCGGGCAGGTAGCGTACTGACCGGTCGTTAGTGAATGCTCTCAGTACGAGATGAGGCTCACGCACACGCTGGAACGAAATCTACCAGCCATGCTCCGGGCTGGCCAGCTATCAAAGCGTCCGCAATGGCCACCTCTACGATCGTGATGATGGGATCTGTGCCTTCCAAGTTGAGCGTGTAGCCATAGATGCTCTTCAGCATTATCCCAGCAGCCTCGCTGCCGCACCAGAAAAGTATCAGTCTTAGACGCTGTTACCTTTGGTTCCTGGAGTAAGTAGCCTTACCTCTTGATATGGTCCAAGAACCTCGCAGGATCATTCGACCAACGCAACAGAAACCGTCGGGTTTCGATATCTTGCATATCACCATACTTGACCATCGCCGCCTGCGTGCCAAGGTTGGAGTACATGTGCCTCCGCATTGCACGCAGACGTTGGTTGTAGCCCATGAAGCCCATGTTGCTAACCCAACCGCACCTGTATCTGGTCAGTCTGCAGTTATAGTGTAGAGAATGGATCCAATAGTACATCTCTGTCAGAAAGAATGGTCGTGGTCTGCCCGAGACTACGACTGCCCTCTTTTCCAGGAATTGCTGTGCAAGCTCAAAATCATGCAAGAGAATGACAGTGGTACCAAATGCGGTAAGGGATGATATTGGTCCTTCGAGAAAATCAGCGTCAAAGCTGCGGCAATGCAAGGCTTCTGCACACCGTGTAGCTCGTTCTGCTTGGCATAGTGCTCCCAATTGCGCCCGCCAGCTGGTGGCATGTCCAGGAGGTTTCCAATGATGGGTAGTCGCCTTGGTCCTGGCGGTAAGTTTCGGCGAGTCTTTCTCAATGCCATGAGCGCTGCGGCCAGCAAAAGGCACAGCCAGCCGACCAGCAATGGAATTGCGATCATGGTCGTTGTGATTCAGAGAGCAATACCAACAGGACCCGTGGTCTAGAGTGAATTCGAGACAAGCTAGAGGCTCTTGAAGTGATAGAGGAAGCGTAAGATAAGAGAATCGCTTCCTCGCTCCGGCAGACACAGGGATCTTGATTGCGCTACATCGATATAAGGGCACGACCAAAGCGGAAGTATGCCCGTGGTTATCGACTTGCAGAAGCGACAGCTGCGCATGTATGGGGAGATCGCACGGCGCACTGAGCAGAATCCACATTTGACCTACCATTGAAAGCGTGAAAGGATGTGCCAAGACGGAGAACTGTCATGCGAAGGTAGCACGAGCTGTGCGACTCCGCATAGATATGCACAATAATCTGGCAAACGCCGGGCGTGTTCATAGCTCTTTCATTGGCGAGAAGCGATGTCTCGTGTTGCGACTTGCGGAGCTGATCGATGCTGTCCGCAAAGTCGGATTACAATGTGGGCTCCGGCCAGTGGCCCTCGGACACTACTGTCATAACACCAGTGCGTACTTTGCTCGTAGTTTTCTACACCAACGTTAACGCATCCATCAGGTAGCATGGGATACCGGGGATGCCATCATAAGCGCTGCATACCTTGAGCACCTGGTGTGCAGAGCAGTCCTTGTCGTAAAAGTCATGGTCTTTGTGATCCTTGAAGATGGACTGCGACACAATCGTATAGCCTTCACTGAGTGGCGAAGATGTATTCAGTATCCGTCTTGCGACATTGGACACAATGTAAGGTTTGCCATCCTATGCAACGACGTCAGTACGTGCTCATTGCCTGAGGAAACATCCTTTCATCTCCCTGCTACGTGTGTGGCAAGAGATACAAGATGAGGACCCACCTGCATAGCATTCTTCCTCAGGGTTTCATACTCGTTGAGCACAGCATCAATGTCCTCCTCTTTCGGGACCTTGAAAAAGTTGAGCCTCTTCACATAGGCGTTGCCTCCTGCCATGGCCGAGTATGACCTGACGGCAGGCGGGAAGGCCCGGAGGAAGCCGACATGTCTGGCCAACATGATGCAGGTAGCCTCACGCCCACGATTATACGATAGCGGACAGTACGCAGGCACGGCAGGTTGTTGTACTTGCATGTACCTGGTGGTCGGCATAACACGGAGTACACGGCTATCGTGTTTGCGGGCGTTGTTCCAGGTACAGCCGAGGGGCTTGGCGAGCTAGCCGGATATGGCATCGCGAGTTCGAGCAAGGCTGTCCTACCATACACCCACCGCTCACACGGGCTCTCAACTTCGAGACGTCCAGAACGAGATCATTTGCCACGATTTGACCTGCCTCGCAACGGCGTCTTTCGCTGCAGGAGTCCGTTCTCGCGTGGAAAGGTGCCATTGCTTTGCGTAGCCGCGGAGTCGACAGACAACACCACAACATAACGCCCGGAACATCGCTCGGTCGCCGCCGACAGTCAGCTGAGAAGTGGTCAAGGCCTTGGTGCCTGTTGCCAGACACTGCGATTCAAGGCGGCCTCCTGGTCGAATCGTGAGGTATCCACGACGCGACTGCTTCTTCCGGCCATCGACAGGCCAGCCCTGCCGAACTCTGTATTGAAGCATCGACACGAGTGGTGTTATGACTGGCTCGTGCTGGGTCTGACGTCGTCAACGTGCTGGGCTTACATGTAATGTTGCATCGTAGAGACTTCCGGGAAATCCATGACTGTTCCATCATTGTAGACATATAAGGTCAGCGACGTGCGCCTGTCGGCTCACTCTTCGTCCTGCACGCAAATCACGACAGGCAATCACAACAACCGACAGCTCCAGCACACCCACTCGCTCAAGTCGCCATGCAATACTCCACCAAGACCGCCATCGCCTTGTTGGCAGCAACTTGGGTCCCTTCCGCCCTCGGCTGCATCTAGTTCAACGCCACCCTCACCCAAGGCCCCCAGAAAGCCAGCTCTGCTCAGGATGCAATCGACGTCAAGCACAAGCAAGAGAGCGGCCAGAACATTGGCGACACCCGTTTGACTGTCAACCTCTGGGACGACACCAACAACGACGAAGTCGTGGACGCCTTGAAGGACAACTTCTGCCACGGCGAAGACCTCAAGCCATACGCCGACAACACCTGGACTGTGCTATGCGACCCTAAGTCGAAGGAGGTCGAGCTCGACATCACCTGGAACCCGGACATCACAGAGGGAGGCGTCCTTATCAGTGTCTACAAATTCAACAACCCACGCGCCGCAGCGCTCAGCAGTGGCGACCCATCGAGAGACTTGGTCTATACCTTCAACGCGAAGGGTCAGGACGAGAGTGGAGATTACTTCGAGGCGAGCATCTTCTGCGGCGATTGCAAGAACTCGGACGGCGTTGCTGTCAAGTGTTGAGCTTCGCGGCACTGGATGGAGCAACAGTCTGACAAGTAGAGTAGCATCCTAAGCGCTCTACTATCAGACAGAACAGCAGCAATTTCCGAAGACAGCAGAGATATCATGTAGACCATGCCTATTAGATACCAGTCAATGCAGATCACCATATAGCAAAGGAACGTGCCAGAAACGTGGTCGCCCCGGAACCTGTTTTGCCAACCATGAACTGACGTCCGGATGTTCGGCGTTCATCGGGTGAGCTCAAGGTTTCCCCATGTCGATGTTGTCCTGCAATGTTCCTGGAAGGCTTGGACCGTATGGTCAAGTTCTTGCCCATATCCTGGACCTACACCTTCCCGGTTGAGAAGCTATGCCTTGTTCCTGTCCCAACAGCTCTCTGCTGTGCACCCCTAGATTCATATCGCAAGAGATGGGACACTGCCCAATAATGGGTCTATCGAAAGCGAACAGTCTTCTATCGGTGGCATTGCTGTCATACTGACTGCCAGACAGATTGGTAGCGTTCAAGGCGACGGCAAGTCTGTGACAAAAGTTCAAAGGGTGGGCTGGGTGCTTGCATGTTGCA contains the following coding sequences:
- a CDS encoding Cytochrome P450 monooxygenase, translated to MIAIPLLVGWLCLLLAAALMALRKTRRNLPPGPRRLPIIGNLLDMPPAGGRNWEHYAKQNELHGPISSLTAFGTTVILLHDFELAQQFLEKRAVVVSGRPRPFFLTEMCGWVSNMGFMGYNQRLRAMRRHMYSNLGTQAAMVKYGDMQDIETRRFLLRWSNDPARFLDHIKSEAAGIMLKSIYGYTLNLEGTDPIITIVEVAIADALIAGQPGAWLVDFVPALRYLPDWFPGTDFKQVAKEITTTMRDHSGKPWEVVKHQMAKGTYDSSFVSRLHEQAGGELTGEDAEVAKWAANGLYGGGADTTVSSIMAFFLLMTHHPEAQQRAQDEIDRTVGQDRLPGLEDRGHLPYTEAIVSEVLRFHTPAPEGLPHATTEDCELERYFIPKDAVVIPNVWLFAHDLATYRDPFNFNPDRFLGNHPELDPRAFIFGFGRRICPGQLLANSNLFLTLSRTLAAFNIGKPVDSGGHEYTPPLDFEHGFISHPVPFEARITPRTERYREMILEVERTHPIGKGSSEDMEALKEW
- a CDS encoding Fusaristatin A biosynthesis cluster protein; the encoded protein is MLARHVGFLRAFPPAVRSYSAMAGGNAYVKRLNFFKVPKEEDIDAVLNEYETLRKNAMQDGKPYIVSNVARRILNTSSPLSEGYTIVSQSIFKDHKDHDFYDKDCSAHQVLKKTTSKVRTGVMTVVSEGHWPEPTL